The window AGCTAATGTAACATGAAGCAGAATAACATGTGCAGAGTAAAATAACATTGGTGATCTTCTGGAGAAAACGAATTGTCAATTTTCCACATACCAAGAATTGTGGTCCATTGCTTAAAcaagttaaaataaataaataaagaaatcgAAAGAACTAATGAAGTGGAACTAATGAAGTGTAAAACATTTGTCCATAAAATGACACGACAATGTTTGAttcgttttaatttttgtttattaaattattacaaGATTAAGATTAATTtgcaaaaactttaaaaatttaaGATTGATCAAttcttaataaattattaagattaAAATTGATCAGTTCCTAATATGTTTGTAATTTAAACTAAATAACTATGATTAGCTGAGttacaaaaaaatgaaattagtcAAAACCTTAAACCCTCCATATAtgacaagaaaattaaaaaccctaCACTCTAAAGTATAAACCATTATTAGCTATTGACACACGTTAATTCAGTCCTAATACATCATTTAGTGAACGAATTTAATTACTTGTAACTTGTAATCATACAACAAATAGTACAATATATAAGTACATCCACTGAATCATTTGTCGATACAAAGTGGCAACTCGAAGATGATCGAATGGTCTAATGGCCTTGCTAGCTGACCCATAATGGGTACAGATGTTGAGGGCATCTCATCTCATACCTACGCCTTGTATGAATTATGCAAACAAAAGAAGCAAACTAATTACAGATCACAACactttatatatgtttttccgGCCTACATTGGGCTAATTAATTTCTTTCGGCCAATAATTaggatttttttaatataaacgATATATTTACAGAAAAGGTGAAAGACATGGACTAAGCCACACACTATATCTGCCAAAATAATTTTGTTCAAACTCGCTATTGACAAGAATTGAACTAAAGACCTATTACTTACAAGTAAGGAAGAAAACACATCACTAAAGACATGTTTACTTATATGGTATGAGAATATGAGAGAATGAGGGACTAAAAGGAATGTGGATGTGAAAGATCGGGTATTggataaacaactccgctatGCTCAAGAGATACTTTCATTATTCCTGTATTCCATACCCAAAATTGATGGAATTTACATAAATACATTTCATAAGTAAACATGCCGTAAACATTCTTTATTTAACGCATAATTGAGAATCATACGCATTCATTCTCATTATCATACATGATAAGTAAACCTGCCCTAAATTACATTGCTAagtgacaaataattaagattaTCAAGAGCTAAAAAACCCAACGTGCAGAAGAACACAAAGAAGAAGTaaattagagagaaaaaaaaattggagtaGTGGGATTATAATTTGATTGCAGGGTGCGAGGGTTTATTAATGCAGAGACAGGGAGGACACACTCCAAAGTGCATTTGTCACGCAGAGCTGTCATTCGGTAATACAAAGCCATACCTCCCTCCTTCCTCCCCCTCCTGATACATAGCCAGCAAATCAGAGTTTGCAGCTGTcggattctctctctctctctctctctctctctctcaatcaaCCAACTTCTCCATTTCAAACTACCCATCAAATATTTGACAGCAATACAACCAACAACAACTAACATTTTAAACCAATCCaaaacccttttaattttccatGTGTATCCAATGATTTTCTTCCTGTAAAAATAGGAAATATGGAATAATTATTTGTAGATGGAGACACATATAGAGCTAGCAGAGGAAGCAAAGAGCAAAGAAGGTCAACACAAATTTGAGGTGGAAGAAATTTAGAGTGCTCTTCTTATCAAAATTCTTCGACTATATGAGTTCATGCAGCTgcaaaaacaaattaagaaatcaTCATATGTAGCTGTAGATGCCATGGCGCATCCACATTATCGATCGCAGTTCGGGGACACAACGTTTACAAAAGTGTTTGTCGGAGGGCTAGCTTGGGAGACACCAACTGATGAAATGCGTAGATATTTTGAGCAGTTTGGGGAGATTCTTGAAGCTGTTATTATTGCCGACAAAAATACTGGAAAATCTAAGGGCTACGGATTTGTAAGTCTAATGTTGATACGTATGTATTGTGTTCGAAGATCGCTGtgtgttctttctttttgtcttgTTTCTGAATTTCGGTTTTAACGATTATATGACTAGGTGACATTTCGTGATCCTGAATCGGCAAGGAGGGCTTGCGCTAATCCAAACCCTGTCATCGACGGAAGAAGAGCAAATTGTAACATTGCTTCTTTGGGACGACCACGACCTTCTCCCCCGAGAGGTACATTGCGCATTTTGACCCTGAATTTGAGCTCATGTGTTCGATTCTCGTCTCCTTGATTATTGCTCTGCGAAAACAGAGTGATCAATGGCAAGTAATATTTTTTTGCTCGATAATTGATAAATTACTTAATTTGGTGGTACATTTTTATGTGGTTCATACAGGAAGAAACCAAGGCGCCACTCCATACCAGGGAAATGCACCCCAGGCTGCACAGTCCTACGGCGGAGTGCCCCCATTACCGCCACCACTACCGCCATCGGCTCCTATAATATATCCATCGTACAGGTAGTTTgtgttgcattttttttttttttgggattgtGGTTAAAAGAGAAATGGTCCATGCATTGAATTAAAAAAGTGAGTAGTTAGATAGACGTGgttgtctgttttttttttattttttattttaatgtaagATTAAATATTACCTGGCTACAGTTGGTATCAACCTGTAAATAGCCAATATATAAATCATACAAACTTAAAGGTGCATAAGGGCAACCCTTCAACCCTATAACCTACTTAATTTTGTTTCAATGCATGCATCATCAGCGTGCATATAGTTTATGATACATTATTGATATTGATCAAAATTATCCACAAGCGATAttgtgaaagaaaaaattgattCCGAAACTTCGAGGTTAAGGAaaaatgacttaattgaattatAAATTCAGAAATTATTATTGAAAATGTAATTGTATTATTTGTGCAATTCTTTTGTTGTTGAATCTTCTGCAAAGTAATTCAAACAATTTATGTTTGACTTTTAGATGGAAAAAGAAGGGTAAAAGAAAAGGGTTGTGCAATGTCGTAATTATGGTGGTCCTCAGTTGATTACTTTAGTGCACAAATTTAGATACAACCTTTTTGCcgttatgtattttttttcttatgaacttatattctaTAGCAAGTAAAATTTGCAAAGATTAATGGAGAGATATTTGGGGGTGATGACACGTATGATATTGCTTAATGCTTATAGATATAGGTATATATTTTGATTTGTTCAACGTTATCAATCTCTGTCTTGATCAGTCAACTTTAGGGTTGGTGATGCTTCCTAAGTCTTTTACGTTTTCGAACTTTGTATAGTTTtcttattaaaaagaaaacacgATTTTACAAAGTTCATTAACTTATGCGGTTAAGTGTATGTGTTTTGTATCTAAAGTCTTGAGTTTGTCTATCCTTTCCTAATATCTTTAGTATCAAAAGAAATTTTGCCAACTGCAAAAtggttgacaattttttttccaattttaaagATATATAGAAGTATCACAAACCAAAAATCTGTTGATATAGATTCACTTCACTAGCAAAAATAAATTAGAGATTGTATGTAGGTTAGTTCTGATCCGCTTGAATTCAACTTATTATTTCTTGTTAGTAGATTGTGTCATTTTCGAATTATATGTAACAATCATATTTAAGAACACATGTGCATACAAATAGAAAGAAGGATTTGTGGTATATGAACAGGGCGATGGGCAAAAGCAAGTTAAGTTTAGTGTGTGAAACTTTCAATGTAGAAAAAAACAGGAGGGTTTCTGGTATATGGGCACCCTATTGGCAGTCTCATTCTAAGCAAGTTTCTGCTCATCCTAACTCATCAATCTCATTGAAAATTGTTGATTTGTAGCTACCCAACCTACACTCCTGCAGATTATGGGTACCACCAAgtgagtctctctctctctctctctctctctctctctccatatcCAAAAATTTGATCACATTGTTGAATGGTTGCAATAATATTGCAGCAGGCTATGTACAACCCACAAGTGCATCAACAACCTCAGTACTACCCTCAAGTGTATGGATCATCACCATCTTCACCAATGGGCACTCCATATTACTATCATGGCTATTCTTTTCAATCTCCAAGTCCAAGGGGAACATTTTCTACACCCCAGGCGCATCGTATGCCCGGCCCTTCGTATCTCTACTATCCTACGCACAACATGGAACCCTCCTTCTCCAGCTCCTATCCTAATCCTCCACTCCTACAACCACCCCCCACCTCAAGGCATAATCCTCCTAATTTTACCTCTCCTTTACCTGGTAATTAACTAGTTTCTctcgttttatttatttttttaattttttgatattGCATTTGAAGTGAAGATATAATCTTAaattatataattgaaaataattattataacctTGGTGATAAAATAAGTGATAGATTGTCTTGTAGTTAggatatttcttttcaattcacTGCATTCCGAGTTTgaactctctccctttccttaGTATGGATTAGTATAAAATATCATTTGTACTATAAAAACGTTGTCGATAGCTACTTTCCTATTATTGAATTTAGCAGATGCAAAGTCTGAGTCAATAGCATCTTCGAATTACAGTTTGAAGCTCCCAGTTAGCTAATCCCACAaactatatacatatgtataggAAGTTTTGTATAGGTTCCCTAGGGATTTGATTAACATGGGAGAGGACCTAGTGGGGCAAAGAGGGGAAGGGCAACCCATGTGAGTGAGCTGGCTGCTGCATGGCTTGTGTGATGACCAGACGCAGAAGGGTCAAATATTGGAAAGTCACGACAGAGAAGCATAGCAGAGTGTACATGTAAACTAACAGTGACTGCATGTGGCTTCAGCCTCAGAATCATGGTTCATTATTCTCAAGATATGTACTCAAGTGGTCGTTTAGAGATGCCCAGGCATGTTAGATACTGCCAATTAATCATGACTCAAGGAAATTAAGACGTGGTGATAGGAGGGGAAGCTAGGTtaattttacaaagaaaaaaaaagggaagtgttattagcacttcaaaaatctcattctacactcctcataagtgtttttctttctaaatatagaaagtttggagtatagaatgagatttttggagtgccaataacaattacaaaataaaatcattacaagtatatacaattatatatatgttcaagGCGGTTTCTGAGTGTTTGGTAGCTCATGGGGAAGTTACAATATAACTTTTTCGAAGCATTGTCTTCacctggaaaaaaaaacaaaagatttgATTTaggtaaaaaattaaaatgatataaaTATACGTAAAAAATAGGTAAAAACTTTCAAGAACCAAAGTCAGGGTGAGAAAATATTTGAAGGAAGGAGAGaatgaaagaaaggaaaaaaccaCTTGCATGCTTAGTTAGGAAAAAGAGTCGGTCATTTAGTGTTTGtaagtataaaaataaacatttccCCATCTACTATTGTGCCAATATATTGTTTAGTTTTCGCCTACATACCACGTAAAAGTTTGGGTCACTAAAAAAACATTAGACTTTAACAgtatattcaaaattttgagagatttttttgGTACTTGAAACTCCAAAAAATCATATATGCACTCTAAATTCATAAAACACTAACCAGTTTGTATATAAGACCAAACttaattttgggctaaatgctatttttaggttttattctcccccacccacccaccccacccccccccccccccccccccccccccccccctccaaaaacccaacccaacccaacccaacccatgcTAAAGAAGTGCAGTATGTCATATTTGGAGTTTAAATAACAACATTCTAAATGtttttcatttatatattaataatttaatcaaacgTTTtcagtatattttttttatacataaatATTAATATCAAGGGGACAAAGGATGGTGGAATAAATTAGTATCGAACTCGTCATATGAAATTCGAACAAAAGAACTCTCACTTATCAGTTAAGAAAAATACtattagatcgtagtactaagtgacttttCTCTTCGATGTTCAAAGTAATCCTATATATAAATTGCTGGCCATAGAGTTGTTAAGTGTCATAACCCCACTCTTTAAAACCCTACATATATAAGCACAAATTTTCTGTCGGACGCTGTCTCATTTCATAAGACACCCATGACATGTCGTGGTGAAATTATGGACCATTCTAGCTAATATATATACTGGCATACATTGTACAGATTTTTTAATTAACGCCAACCCaatttagggtttagttttAGGTTATACAGTAAGCAATTGCCATGATCTTTTTACTTAGGCTTGATCAGGTTATGTTGTCAGATTGCTAATCGACTATTACTCACTAGGTTAGATaaattgtgtttgcatgtgtaTATACttcttatatattaatatgaGGGCTTGCACTTAATTAAAATATCTCCATACACTACTGCTGTTATATTTATGTGTCGAATGTGCTCATGGGAATGTATGTATTGTTATGTTGGTTTCAGATTCTCAGAATCCGCAATATGCCTCAACCGAAACAGAAGCTGGAGTTGTTACTTCAGAAAGCACTCCAGATGCCTAAAAAGACTCGTTGATAAATATATGATCTGATGAAAAGAATTCAGTTGTATAAACTTTATGATTAAAAGTTATTATTCTCTTCATGAATTGATCCTTACGTTTCTGACATTTCTGCTGTCACTCACCCATAAAATTCTTTTTGGGTCGAAATCTGTAACATTAGGTGACTATTGCTTTAAGATTTCGTGTGCTCTGCACAGATATTGCAAGAAAGAGATGATCAACTAATCATTCACGTTTTTCTATCAACTATTATTTTGATTTACTTTGTTCATGTAAAGTGTATTATTTCTCCAATAAACATATATGAGGAAATTGTTATAGTATGAGGCAGCTCGGCGACTACTCACTACCACCAAAGTTCTTGTATAAAAAGTACGGGTATTGGGTCATTCTCTATTCTTCTTGTGTAAAAGgataagataaaatttcatccGAAGAGTACTAAATTTTACTGAAGAATGCTAATATCAACTCCCAAAAAGTAAACAACAATACGACAAATGCATAAATAATAAGCAAACTACCAATATAGTGACAacaagcaaacaaagaaggGAAACTTTACCTCCTACTACAAGATTATGAAGGAAAACCAGAAACTAGTTCGAACTCTCTGAAGTTCAGTTTCTCTCAAACTATTAGTTGGAACTCTCTAATCGAGTTCAGTTTCTCTCAAACTATTTCTGACTTAGGCATCAAAGGCCCTTTAGCGGACACCGTCATCATTTTTCGTGGATATTTGTCAATTAGCCAACCTAATAGtgattgttttgcaagtgtgaTTTTTGTCAATCTATCCTTGGCGAAAATTGGCATCTACAAATTGATGTTTTCATCAGGATATTTGAGAGAAGGAAGTTTATCCAAAAACTTTTCTTCACCCTTCTTTGTTCATCGTTCTTTGAACCCTTCGAACCGTGGTGAGCACATGGAGAACTATGAGCAAGAACAACAGCCAATCCTTACAAACCGCGATGTGTTGTGACATCTTCGCAACCATTGCTCAATTTGGTGCACCACCATCAACCGTGGCCCATGTTGTCCCTTACATTCGAGGATTGGATCCTCTTTTACCACGAGACGTGATTGCTGGGACATTGTCGTGGCCCCTAATCGCCGTCACCATTGCTACTAAGACCGTAGCCACACCACTACCCCATGCCACGACATCAACAACAAtaattgataggatttttaccacctgtaagaatagggataaaaacacttaaaaatacaagtaaGAGAACAAGATAATTGTAGTATAAACAATTCAAGTAAGGGTGTTCTCTACATGGATTgatatgaataatttgtatttaaaacaagtttttggaCAAGATttgaatttgcaaattaaaataaaaagacataaaataattgaaattgattttaatgaaaacTTCGCAACAAAGAGAACATAAAATAGTTTTGGAAAATCAAATGTAAAATGCATTAGGGTTTAGCCGTCGccattaacaatcctatgtagatcTACCAATTACTtgtgaattacacatgcaagtTTGAAGGTTTGTAATTTGGTACTTGGTGGAATATCTTGCAAATAAAACTTTGCACAATAGACTAGTCAGACGAGCTAGTCAACTAGTTACAAGTTGGGCAGTGATACAAAGTGCAGTTGCAAGAGTAAAATCTAATTGACCACTATGTTCAACTAATCAGATTCTGCCCATATTAGTTTCACAACAACAATTCCTAAACTTGAATACATTTGCATATCAGTTCATTATGCAATTagcaatgacaaagcaattaTGATTTAAAGTATCCTGAATTGACTAGTCAAGCTCACCAGTCAACTAAGTATAGATTCGTCAGTTAATCAGACGCAAATCTACAAATCAAACTTGGTTCACTACAAGTTATCTTAGTCAGAACAATTCAGTTCATTCCTCATCATAATTTTGTAACTTTGTCCAGTAACTATGtatcttatatgtatatatgcaagttTGATTTGTTGGCATTTTTACTTACCCTTTTCTTGCCAATAGCAAGTAAGTTACCCTTGCAAGcctttttttatctttaattaGTGAAGTGTAAAAGGGTTGGAGAGTTAAGCTCCGAGAGGTGGGAATTTTCTAGTAGAGTTAGCTTGATTTTTCTCCAAAGAATGAGgtggaagttggtaattaataGAAGCTAATAATTAGGGTGAAGAGGTGGAATCTATAGCATATGTATGTTAGTCTATTCGCATGTAGGTGGCAACACTTTGAGGTATTAGACGTGTTTACTCATCAATCTTTAGGAATCTTAATCATTTTGGCAATGTTCTCACTACAATGCAACTCTATCAAACTTACCTTGAGATAAATCTTTACGTGGCCTTTGATGTTTGCATCCATCTTGCATGATATTCATTAACTTAACACTTGTTGTTTTTCCATTGGAACACATATCATTCTTAATGATTAGGACAACACTTGTTGCCTTGTTATTGGAACACATTTCATGGTAATGATTAGCACAGTACTTGGTTTCTTTCTATTGGCACACTTGGAAGCTTTCTCCTCAAATTAGATGGGAATGAAGATGTCATGCAATCTTTATAAAGGAAGGAGCAAGAACCAACGGAAGACatggagaaaagagagaggaagaagaagaagaaaaaaaggaagaaagaaccACTCCAAAAAGAAAGCCATTCTCCCTTTCATATTACCTCTTATCTTTCATTTACATATTGTTAAGGCATTAAGCTATCTTTCCTTGTATTTGTAAATCCTTTATATATAGTAAAATACAATGAAAGCAAATTCTAGTGGGCGAACCACTTAAATCTTGTGTTGTTTATGCACTTACATTTTGAGATCATTTCCATGAGAAACACTTCCACCAAACCATCGAAAATCTCCATTTATAACCCTTGAGAATTATGTACAAAAAGTGTGAGACAAATCCCAGAAAAATACATGAGACCTTACCCAACAAATCTCTCCACCAAACTCACCGTCATTTTCATCTATCAAAAGaaagatataaaaaaaactagAAATTCGTCCCGCCTATTTAACAGACCAAAACACCAACATCCATAGATTATATCATATTACTTTCTCATGagagttgtttgtttgtctcTCTACCATGATATATCCAAATTTCAGGAAAATCCAACGGTGCGACCGTCCAATATGTTTGAAACACCAACTCAGTCTCTATTCTAGCAGAAAACTGGACATCCATGTTATTATCTCCGATTGAAACACTTCCTTCACAAAATTGTTCCTTATCATCTCCTCTATAACATATCCAAAAATCACGACAATCTAATCTATGTGCTAACTTGTACCACAGTTCAAACAGTTGATGTTCGGTTGAGCTAACCTTCTCTGCCAACCTCTTTGCATGGCTAACATCTCTAGTTTCTTTCACTCACTTTCAAGGAAGTTTTTCAGCAATCCAACTCCTATTACATATGTAGAATTTCAGCTATATTAAAGAAGAGGAAGGGGAAGTGGCGAAGGAAGAAAGAGAACAAGAGAGAGGAAATGAAattgaaacaataaaaaaaaaactgaggaAATGGTAACGTATTTGTTTATCATTTATGTTGATTATTACATTTTTGTTAATGTTATGATTATATTACTATGGTTACTAACAACTTGATTAGTGTTGCTGATGTTTTAGAGCATGTGATTATTGATATCCTTGTTACATGGCATTTACATAAGCATTCTTGTAAAGTAAGAAAAAGAGTTAAGTTGTGTTTGAGTTATGAGGATATTCAAGAGCTGAAGTTTGccttgaatataaaataatgaacctTGTATACATCAGGCATCGGGGTAAGGGCTTGAGTATACAACTGATTGGTTATAAAATAATGAAGTCTTGTATATGTCAGGCGTCGAGGGAAGGGCTTGAATATCCAATTGGAGGTTGGGGGAAGTGCCTGTATAATAAAGTGGAAACtgagaatttaattacaaaaattgggtttaagggatGAACGGGAGTTAAATCATATTCTAAGGTATTCGGAGCCAAGTGGTATAAGCATGGTATGAGATGTGCAGACTTGGATGCCTTAGGTATGTGTTAGcgggattagaagggagtgagtatattcatccatctcatgtgcatatatttcatgcatttgaaagaattgttacaatttaattattattttgttggtaCTTTTTGTTGTGAATTAATTTGTGCACTATAGTTATTCCTCTGTGTATTCAGTAAATTATATGTGGTGAACTCAAGTTTTATCATGTAAGATTTTGTGATGTGAAGTATTGTGTTGCAGTTAttaatcaattttattttaatttttccaccatatcttggttgtagaatttatttctatagctaAGATATGGCTCACACCCTAGCTTGTAAATAGTTTTTATTCGAGAGTTGGGGCGTGACATGATTAGTCAGTTTCTTCAGTCAAACagttgaaggaagaaattgaGATGAATCCAAAAATGGGGTCAgtttaaagatttgaaacttgaagTACTTGaccaccaaattaaaacaaaaccatgaagacAATGCTATCCTAATATGTAATGATTGGGTGATTGGTGCATGAACATGGTTTTGTAGCTAGGGTTTCAATGAAAAACACAAGAGGTAACTCAAAGCTAAAATCACTCTTTTCATAAAATGTAAACTTCCAAGCCAAAACAAATGAGCATATAAGATGATTCAAGCAAACATTTTCAAAGATagatttataaatattcaaagaaGAATATTACCCAGAAAATATGCTTGATGCTCCTAGGGGATTTGAAGTGGAGAAGAAAAAGTAAAGCTCTAAAATTTTCCAATCTCAGTCCTAAAAACCAAATGAACCCTAGCTGCCTTTTTAAAGAGATGCATGGATATTTCAGATAAAGGGAACATGAGACACGTGTCAAAAGCCAAAGCAATAGTTTCAGATGAAGGTGAGAAAACCACACTCAGGAAAAAAGTGTTAGTCAACACATATGGGTTGTCTTAAAGTGTGTGCCCATCAAACTGGAAAGTAGCGATAAGTTTTGACGAGACAGAATCACTAGATAGAATAAACTAGAAATAAAAGTATGAAATGCATatgcatgaacaaacctttaATGTGAGAAGTGAAACCATTGAGTGCATATTTCCAACAATGGCAGCCCTTAGTGCAGAGTATGTTCTAAGACTAATTTAAGAATGTGTGGTACATTATTACATTattgacaaggaaagccaaacctAAAAGTCTAGACTTCACAAGGATatgttttcctaatatatattctCTTCGTGATGTCCAAGCAAAAATGTATATCTAGCATACAATATTTTTGTgatgttcagatcaaatata of the Pyrus communis chromosome 1, drPyrComm1.1, whole genome shotgun sequence genome contains:
- the LOC137730082 gene encoding uncharacterized protein; translation: MQLQKQIKKSSYVAVDAMAHPHYRSQFGDTTFTKVFVGGLAWETPTDEMRRYFEQFGEILEAVIIADKNTGKSKGYGFVTFRDPESARRACANPNPVIDGRRANCNIASLGRPRPSPPRGRNQGATPYQGNAPQAAQSYGGVPPLPPPLPPSAPIIYPSYSYPTYTPADYGYHQQAMYNPQVHQQPQYYPQVYGSSPSSPMGTPYYYHGYSFQSPSPRGTFSTPQAHRMPGPSYLYYPTHNMEPSFSSSYPNPPLLQPPPTSRHNPPNFTSPLPDSQNPQYASTETEAGVVTSESTPDA